Proteins encoded in a region of the Clostridium beijerinckii genome:
- a CDS encoding ABC transporter ATP-binding protein — MDNVPILECRNLFKTYSNTEALKGINLKINRGRIVGLLGPNGSGKSTLIKLANGLLTPSSGEILISGNKPGIETKKIVSYLPERTYLNDWMKVSDIINFFQDFYDNFNPEKAYNMLSKLNINPNDKLKTMSKGTKEKVQLILVMSREADLYLLDEPIAGVDPAARDYILNTIITNYNENATIIISTHLISDIERILDDVVFISYGNIFLTKSVDEIRENEGKSVDALFREVFRC; from the coding sequence ATGGATAATGTCCCTATTTTAGAATGTAGAAATTTATTTAAGACTTATTCTAATACTGAGGCATTGAAAGGGATAAATCTAAAAATTAATCGTGGTAGAATTGTTGGACTTTTAGGTCCAAATGGTAGTGGTAAAAGCACACTAATAAAGTTAGCAAACGGTCTTTTAACTCCATCAAGTGGGGAAATATTAATATCAGGAAATAAACCTGGAATTGAAACAAAGAAGATTGTTTCATACCTTCCTGAAAGAACTTATCTTAATGACTGGATGAAAGTTTCAGACATCATTAATTTTTTTCAGGACTTCTACGATAATTTCAATCCTGAGAAAGCTTACAATATGTTATCGAAACTTAACATTAATCCCAATGATAAATTAAAAACCATGTCAAAGGGTACAAAAGAAAAAGTACAACTCATTTTAGTTATGAGTAGAGAGGCCGATTTGTATTTATTAGATGAACCTATCGCAGGTGTTGATCCCGCTGCCAGAGATTATATTTTAAATACAATAATCACTAATTACAATGAAAATGCCACTATAATTATATCTACTCACCTTATTTCTGACATTGAAAGAATATTAGATGATGTAGTATTTATATCATATGGGAATATATTCTTAACTAAAAGTGTTGATGAAATAAGAGAAAATGAAGGCAAGAGTGTTGATGCTCTATTTAGGGAGGTATTTAGATGTTAG
- a CDS encoding GntR family transcriptional regulator encodes MSWDFNDDRPIYMQLMEQIQLRIVSGIYKAGEKLPSVRDMAGDAAVNPNTMQKALTELERTGLVFSQRTSGRFITEDVNMIKNIRNGLARDQIEKFLYNMEKIGYTNQETIQLIEIISKEMK; translated from the coding sequence ATGTCATGGGATTTTAATGACGATAGACCAATTTACATGCAGCTAATGGAACAAATACAACTTAGAATCGTTTCTGGCATATACAAAGCTGGCGAAAAATTGCCATCAGTTAGAGATATGGCAGGTGATGCAGCTGTTAATCCTAATACAATGCAAAAAGCATTAACAGAACTTGAGAGAACTGGTTTAGTATTTTCTCAAAGAACAAGTGGCAGATTTATTACGGAGGACGTTAATATGATTAAAAATATAAGAAATGGTTTAGCAAGAGATCAAATTGAAAAATTTCTCTACAACATGGAGAAAATCGGTTATACCAATCAAGAGACAATCCAACTTATAGAAATTATATCAAAGGAGATGAAATAA
- the nadA gene encoding quinolinate synthase NadA translates to MDLAKEILKLKREKNALILAHYYQPGIIQDLADYVGDSYYLSEIARDCKEEVIMFCGVRFMAESAKILSPNKTVLMPCPSAGCSMADMASGKALLELKEKHPDAYVVCYINSTCNVKAHCDVAVTSSSALKILKKIPNKKIMFLPDRNLGEYISEFFPEKEFILWDGFCRCHNKVSREDILIEKEKHRNAKVLVHPECTKEIRDIADYIGSTSGIIDYATRDEGTEFIIATEEGILHELKKRNPNKNFFIPGDRICCQDMKKTTLENLYDALLNMKNEMILEENVRKKALRSLENMHLLASQDVRSN, encoded by the coding sequence ATGGATTTAGCAAAAGAAATATTAAAGTTAAAGAGAGAAAAGAATGCACTTATTCTTGCACACTATTACCAACCAGGAATTATACAAGACTTAGCAGATTATGTAGGAGATTCTTATTATTTAAGTGAAATAGCTAGAGATTGCAAAGAGGAAGTTATAATGTTTTGCGGGGTTAGATTTATGGCAGAGAGTGCAAAAATTTTATCACCGAATAAGACTGTTTTAATGCCGTGTCCTAGTGCAGGATGTTCTATGGCAGATATGGCAAGCGGCAAGGCTTTATTAGAACTAAAGGAAAAACATCCAGATGCCTATGTAGTTTGTTATATAAATTCAACGTGTAATGTGAAAGCTCATTGTGATGTAGCTGTGACATCTTCAAGTGCATTAAAAATATTAAAGAAGATACCTAATAAAAAGATTATGTTTTTACCTGATAGGAACCTAGGTGAATATATATCAGAGTTTTTCCCAGAAAAAGAGTTCATACTATGGGATGGATTTTGTAGGTGTCATAATAAGGTAAGCAGAGAAGATATATTGATTGAAAAAGAAAAACATAGAAATGCAAAAGTATTAGTACATCCTGAATGCACAAAGGAAATCAGAGATATTGCAGATTATATAGGGAGCACAAGTGGGATAATAGATTATGCAACTAGAGATGAAGGAACCGAGTTTATAATAGCGACAGAAGAAGGAATTTTACATGAATTAAAGAAAAGGAATCCTAATAAAAATTTCTTTATACCAGGAGATAGAATATGTTGCCAAGACATGAAAAAGACAACCCTTGAAAATTTATATGATGCCTTATTGAATATGAAAAATGAAATGATTCTAGAAGAAAATGTTAGAAAAAAGGCGTTAAGATCGTTAGAAAATATGCATTTACTTGCATCGCAAGATGTTAGAAGTAATTAG
- a CDS encoding L-aspartate oxidase, whose translation MNKFVDVLIIGSGVSGLYCGLNLRKDLNVLIVCKDKITCSNTYLAQGGISVAKGVEDIPLYIEDTLKAGRYKNDLEAVETLINESMVNIELLIEMGLAFDRNEDGSLNFTKEGAHSVNRIVHTKDNTGESTAKILIDKVKKRENISVYENTHFVDIIEKENKCIGALLIREGEQINVYAKAVVLATGGIGGLFNNSTNQRILTGDGIASAIRHNIELKDMNYIQIHPTAFYEEGENKRKFLISESLRGEGGILTNIKGERFINELLPRDVVSEAVYNQIKETEVPYVNLDIRFLGKDYIINRFSTIYEECLKRGTDITKECIKVSPAQHFFMGGIKVDLDSKTSMKNLYAVGETSCTGVHGANRLASNSLLEGLVFSRRAAISINNIVDYLEIKVFPVERLEKSWDELQEENKEITVRTIKEKGGKLDDKLFSYR comes from the coding sequence ATGAATAAGTTTGTTGATGTTCTAATAATAGGTTCAGGGGTATCAGGTCTTTATTGTGGATTAAATTTAAGGAAAGATTTAAATGTCTTGATTGTATGTAAAGATAAGATTACTTGCAGTAATACTTATCTGGCACAAGGAGGAATATCTGTTGCAAAAGGTGTTGAGGATATTCCACTATATATAGAGGATACTTTAAAAGCAGGAAGATACAAAAATGATTTGGAGGCTGTTGAAACTTTAATTAATGAATCTATGGTTAACATAGAATTATTAATTGAAATGGGACTTGCTTTTGATAGAAATGAAGATGGAAGTTTAAACTTTACAAAAGAAGGCGCTCATTCTGTAAATAGGATAGTTCATACAAAGGATAATACAGGAGAAAGTACTGCAAAAATTTTAATTGATAAAGTGAAAAAGAGAGAAAATATAAGTGTTTATGAAAATACTCATTTTGTAGATATTATAGAAAAAGAAAATAAGTGTATTGGAGCCTTGTTAATAAGAGAAGGTGAGCAAATAAATGTTTATGCAAAAGCTGTTGTATTGGCAACTGGAGGCATAGGTGGATTATTTAATAATTCAACTAATCAGAGAATATTGACAGGAGATGGAATAGCATCAGCAATAAGACACAATATAGAATTAAAGGATATGAATTATATTCAAATTCACCCGACAGCATTTTATGAAGAAGGTGAAAATAAGAGGAAATTTTTAATATCAGAATCTCTAAGAGGGGAAGGTGGAATTCTTACAAATATAAAAGGGGAAAGATTCATAAATGAGCTTTTGCCGAGGGATGTGGTATCAGAAGCAGTATATAATCAGATAAAAGAGACAGAAGTACCTTATGTAAATTTAGATATAAGGTTTTTGGGAAAAGACTATATAATAAATAGATTTTCAACTATTTATGAGGAATGCTTAAAAAGAGGAACAGATATAACAAAGGAATGTATTAAAGTTTCTCCAGCTCAGCATTTTTTTATGGGAGGAATAAAAGTAGATTTGGATTCTAAAACATCTATGAAAAACCTATATGCGGTTGGAGAGACAAGCTGTACAGGAGTACATGGTGCTAACAGACTCGCAAGTAATTCATTACTTGAAGGACTTGTATTTTCAAGAAGAGCTGCAATATCAATTAACAACATTGTGGATTATTTGGAAATTAAAGTTTTTCCTGTGGAAAGATTAGAAAAATCATGGGACGAATTACAAGAAGAAAATAAAGAGATAACTGTTAGAACTATAAAAGAAAAGGGGGGAAAGTTAGATGATAAATTATTTAGTTATAGATAA
- the nadC gene encoding carboxylating nicotinate-nucleotide diphosphorylase — protein sequence MINYLVIDKIIKDALIEECPNEDITTNSIIGEESISTVELICKEEGIVAGLEVFKRVFDLLGNVEIEFYKRDGDNVHVKDRIAFLKGNTRSLLVGERIALNLLQRMSGIATLTNRFIQEIKHTKAKLLDTRKTTPNLRILEKYSVKIGGGCNHRFNLSDGVMIKDNHISAAGGIKKAIELTRKNSSFVRKIEVETENLEMVQEALLAGADIIMLDNMGLEIAKEAVEIIGKRALIEFSGNVELNNIKEIAEIGVDYISVGALTHSAKILDFSLKNLTLLEN from the coding sequence ATGATAAATTATTTAGTTATAGATAAAATAATAAAAGATGCACTTATTGAAGAGTGTCCAAACGAGGACATAACCACAAATTCAATCATAGGAGAGGAAAGTATCTCTACAGTAGAATTGATTTGCAAGGAGGAAGGCATAGTTGCGGGCCTTGAAGTATTTAAAAGAGTATTTGATTTATTAGGAAATGTGGAGATTGAATTTTATAAGCGTGATGGAGATAATGTACATGTAAAAGACAGAATTGCTTTTCTAAAAGGTAATACAAGAAGCTTATTAGTTGGGGAAAGGATTGCACTAAATTTACTTCAAAGGATGAGTGGAATAGCTACATTGACGAATAGATTTATACAAGAAATAAAACACACAAAGGCAAAATTATTAGATACAAGAAAAACAACACCAAATTTAAGGATATTAGAGAAATATTCTGTAAAGATTGGGGGCGGATGTAATCACAGATTTAATTTATCTGATGGTGTAATGATTAAAGACAATCATATTAGTGCGGCTGGCGGAATAAAAAAAGCTATAGAGCTAACGAGAAAAAATTCTTCATTTGTTAGAAAAATAGAGGTAGAAACTGAAAATTTAGAAATGGTGCAGGAAGCACTATTAGCAGGCGCAGATATAATAATGCTTGATAATATGGGTTTAGAGATAGCTAAAGAGGCAGTTGAAATAATAGGAAAAAGAGCCCTAATAGAATTCTCAGGAAATGTTGAACTAAATAATATTAAAGAAATAGCTGAAATAGGTGTTGATTACATATCTGTAGGAGCATTAACACACTCAGCTAAAATATTGGACTTTAGTTTAAAAAACTTAACATTGTTAGAAAATTAA
- a CDS encoding ATP-binding protein — MIRRVIKIDEEKCNGCGVCASACHEGAIGIVDGKAKLLRDDYCDGLGDCLPSCATNAISFEEREAAAYDEEAVKINMEKRNTEQKKLESNKNQTIQFGCPGAQSRMLKHKKIEVREARTEGEIVSQLNQWPVQIKLVSPNALYFNNANLLIAADCTAYAYGDFHNKFIRNKITLIGCPKLDEVDYSEKLTTILKMNDIKSVTVVRMEVPCCGGIENAVKNALKASDKMIPWQVVTISTNGEIIE, encoded by the coding sequence ATGATAAGAAGAGTTATTAAAATAGATGAAGAGAAATGTAACGGATGTGGTGTTTGTGCAAGTGCCTGTCATGAAGGAGCTATAGGTATAGTAGATGGAAAGGCAAAATTATTAAGGGATGACTATTGTGACGGGCTTGGAGACTGTCTTCCTTCATGTGCAACTAATGCTATTTCTTTCGAAGAGAGAGAAGCAGCTGCTTATGATGAAGAAGCTGTAAAGATAAACATGGAGAAAAGAAATACGGAGCAAAAGAAATTAGAGTCAAACAAAAATCAAACAATTCAATTTGGATGCCCAGGTGCACAATCTAGAATGTTAAAACATAAGAAGATTGAAGTGAGAGAGGCGAGAACTGAAGGTGAGATAGTATCACAATTGAATCAATGGCCTGTGCAAATTAAACTTGTCTCTCCAAATGCATTATATTTTAACAATGCTAATTTACTTATAGCAGCAGATTGTACAGCCTATGCATATGGAGATTTTCATAATAAGTTCATTAGGAATAAAATTACATTAATAGGATGTCCAAAACTAGATGAGGTAGATTATTCAGAAAAACTAACGACAATTTTGAAGATGAATGATATAAAAAGTGTTACTGTTGTAAGAATGGAAGTTCCATGTTGTGGTGGAATAGAAAATGCTGTGAAAAATGCATTAAAGGCAAGTGATAAAATGATTCCTTGGCAAGTTGTAACTATTTCGACTAATGGAGAAATTATTGAATAA
- a CDS encoding universal stress protein, translating into MNKRKVLIPIDGTERSMHSLEFVKEIFPDKDSIEIIIMNVKELVLINEMIVADEIKFAQELGEEILQAAKEKMKDYNTETYFTFGYPGDEIIKKANEENIGVIVMTKSTKRGLNRMIGSVTTNVVKRAKCIVMIVPNDFSISIK; encoded by the coding sequence ATGAATAAAAGGAAAGTGTTAATACCAATAGACGGAACAGAAAGAAGTATGCATTCTTTAGAATTTGTAAAAGAAATATTTCCCGATAAAGATTCAATTGAAATTATAATAATGAATGTTAAAGAATTAGTACTGATAAATGAAATGATAGTTGCTGATGAAATAAAATTTGCACAAGAATTGGGTGAAGAAATATTACAAGCGGCTAAAGAAAAAATGAAAGATTATAATACAGAAACTTATTTTACTTTTGGATATCCAGGAGATGAAATAATAAAGAAAGCAAATGAAGAAAATATAGGAGTAATAGTTATGACTAAATCTACTAAAAGAGGTTTAAATAGAATGATTGGGTCAGTAACTACTAATGTTGTCAAACGTGCTAAATGTATTGTAATGATAGTGCCTAATGATTTTTCAATTAGTATTAAATAA
- a CDS encoding TIGR04540 family protein, which translates to MRAVYRNPRELATCLKDIVDTYYDDLISYEKMEERIMKIVDANREAIYKEKNMSVKIANVLGDKRVDVINKVVESKTKSEV; encoded by the coding sequence ATGAGAGCAGTTTATAGAAATCCAAGAGAATTAGCAACATGTTTAAAGGACATTGTGGATACATATTATGATGATTTAATTTCATATGAAAAGATGGAAGAAAGAATTATGAAAATTGTTGATGCTAATAGAGAAGCTATATATAAAGAAAAAAATATGTCAGTTAAGATAGCTAATGTCTTAGGAGATAAAAGAGTAGATGTAATTAATAAAGTAGTTGAAAGTAAAACTAAGTCAGAAGTTTAA
- the trpS gene encoding tryptophan--tRNA ligase, which produces MGKKIILTGDRPTGKLHIGHYIGSLKNRVVLQESGLYESFIMIADQQALTDNARNPEKIRNSLTEVALDYLAVGIDPSKSNIFVQSQIPELNELTMHYLNLVTLSRLERNPTVKQEIKQKNFENSIPAGFLIYPVSQAADITAFKADTVPVGEDQLPMIEQTREIVRSFNSIYGEVLVEPEAVLPSSNAGRLPGTDGKAKMSKSIGNCIYLSDDADTIKKKVMSMYTDPNHIRVEDPGQVEGNTVFTYLDVFATDKNAVEEMKEHYKRGGLGDVKVKKYLNEILQAELEPIRNRRIEFEKDIDAVYKMLKDGSNKAREVAANTLREVRGAIGIEYFTEK; this is translated from the coding sequence ATGGGTAAGAAAATAATATTAACAGGAGATAGACCAACAGGTAAATTACATATAGGACACTATATAGGTTCTTTAAAAAATAGAGTTGTACTTCAAGAATCAGGCTTATATGAAAGTTTTATAATGATTGCAGATCAGCAGGCTTTAACAGACAATGCAAGAAATCCTGAAAAGATAAGAAATAGTTTAACGGAAGTTGCACTTGATTATTTAGCAGTTGGAATTGATCCAAGCAAATCAAATATATTTGTACAATCACAGATACCAGAACTAAATGAATTAACAATGCATTACTTAAATCTTGTTACTTTATCAAGGTTAGAAAGAAATCCAACAGTTAAGCAAGAAATAAAACAGAAAAATTTTGAAAATAGCATTCCGGCAGGTTTTCTTATTTATCCAGTAAGTCAAGCGGCTGATATTACAGCATTTAAAGCAGACACAGTACCAGTTGGAGAAGATCAACTTCCTATGATTGAGCAAACAAGGGAAATCGTTAGAAGTTTTAACTCTATATATGGAGAGGTGCTAGTTGAGCCAGAAGCAGTACTTCCAAGTTCTAATGCGGGAAGATTGCCTGGAACGGATGGAAAAGCTAAAATGAGTAAATCAATAGGAAATTGTATATATTTATCTGATGATGCTGATACAATTAAGAAAAAAGTAATGTCAATGTATACAGACCCTAATCATATAAGAGTAGAAGATCCAGGGCAAGTAGAGGGAAATACTGTATTTACTTATCTAGATGTATTTGCAACTGATAAAAATGCTGTTGAAGAAATGAAAGAGCATTATAAACGTGGTGGTCTTGGTGATGTAAAAGTAAAAAAATATTTAAATGAAATTTTACAGGCTGAATTGGAACCAATAAGAAATAGAAGAATTGAGTTTGAAAAAGATATAGATGCAGTATATAAAATGCTAAAGGATGGTAGCAACAAGGCTAGAGAAGTGGCAGCAAATACTCTTAGAGAAGTTCGAGGAGCAATAGGTATAGAATATTTTACTGAAAAATAA
- a CDS encoding DUF3284 domain-containing protein — MKAIGILNYPVEDVFHIFIKNAKKDFSDFNEEDATGCKIQKSINTGRPNPVECTVEITGYAKNEKYQITTSTDFTTCVSTYNFKGQKDGTTKLVFEEEQSTDKFFGYMSLWIQRFMARRAFKAKYNNIVEALNNELKTYANNKERSKPKNK, encoded by the coding sequence ATGAAAGCTATTGGAATATTAAATTATCCAGTAGAAGATGTGTTCCATATTTTTATAAAAAATGCAAAGAAAGATTTTTCGGATTTTAACGAAGAAGATGCGACAGGATGTAAGATTCAAAAGAGTATAAATACTGGTAGGCCTAATCCAGTAGAATGTACAGTTGAAATAACTGGATATGCAAAAAATGAAAAATATCAAATTACTACCTCAACTGATTTTACAACATGTGTATCCACATATAACTTCAAAGGGCAAAAAGATGGCACAACTAAATTAGTATTTGAAGAAGAACAGTCAACAGATAAATTTTTTGGATATATGTCATTATGGATTCAAAGATTTATGGCTAGGCGCGCCTTTAAGGCAAAATACAATAATATTGTGGAGGCTCTCAATAATGAATTGAAGACATATGCTAATAATAAAGAACGAAGCAAGCCTAAAAATAAATAA
- a CDS encoding aminopeptidase → MLDNLLSKYAKLAIIKGVNIQKDGLLVINSPIECSNFARLLADEAYKAGASDVVINYNDEKFNKIRFNNSSKEILSITPKFEKDKYDYYVENNAAFLSISASDPDIFKDVDSDKISAYQKGRRTALEKYHSACTSNKNAWCIVSIPTENWAKKVFSESNSCEAIEKLWDAIFTVMRLKESDPIDAWNKHTNLLHDKVLELNSYKFKYLRFTNSLGTDLKIGLVQDHIWCGGEDITQDGLKFIANMPTEEVYTTPKLDDVNGIVFSSKPLSYCGNLINNFSLTFKNGKVVACSAETGLDILTELLNTDEGSRYLGEVALVPYNSPISNSNIIFYNTLYDENASCHLALGSSYPCCIKNGEKMTREESILSGSNVSLIHVDFMIGTKDTNITGITPAGEEIKIFNNGNWV, encoded by the coding sequence TTGTTAGATAATCTTTTATCTAAATATGCTAAACTTGCTATTATCAAAGGTGTAAATATACAAAAAGATGGACTTTTAGTTATAAATAGCCCTATTGAGTGTAGTAACTTTGCAAGACTACTTGCAGATGAAGCCTATAAAGCTGGTGCTTCTGATGTAGTTATAAATTATAATGATGAAAAATTCAATAAGATACGATTTAATAATTCTTCAAAAGAAATTCTTTCTATTACGCCAAAATTTGAAAAAGATAAATATGACTATTACGTAGAAAATAATGCAGCATTTTTGAGTATTTCCGCATCTGATCCAGATATTTTCAAAGATGTAGATTCGGATAAAATATCGGCATACCAAAAAGGCAGACGTACAGCCTTAGAGAAATATCATAGCGCATGTACTTCCAACAAAAATGCTTGGTGCATAGTTTCAATTCCAACTGAAAACTGGGCAAAAAAAGTCTTTAGTGAATCCAACTCATGTGAAGCAATTGAAAAATTATGGGATGCAATTTTTACTGTTATGAGACTTAAAGAATCCGATCCTATAGATGCATGGAATAAGCACACTAACCTTCTTCATGATAAGGTATTAGAATTAAATTCCTATAAATTTAAATATCTTCGTTTTACAAATTCTCTTGGAACTGATTTAAAAATAGGATTAGTTCAAGATCATATTTGGTGTGGGGGTGAGGATATTACTCAAGATGGTCTGAAATTTATTGCCAATATGCCTACAGAAGAAGTTTATACTACCCCTAAATTGGATGACGTAAACGGAATTGTTTTTAGTTCAAAACCTTTGAGCTATTGTGGAAATTTAATAAACAATTTTTCATTAACATTTAAAAATGGTAAAGTTGTAGCTTGTTCTGCCGAAACTGGATTAGATATTTTAACCGAGCTTCTTAATACAGACGAAGGTTCAAGATATTTAGGTGAGGTTGCCTTAGTTCCATATAATTCTCCAATTTCAAATTCAAATATAATTTTTTATAATACATTATATGACGAAAATGCTTCATGCCATTTAGCTCTTGGTTCTTCATACCCTTGCTGCATAAAGAACGGAGAAAAAATGACAAGAGAAGAATCAATACTATCTGGCTCAAATGTATCGTTGATACATGTTGATTTTATGATAGGAACTAAAGATACAAATATAACTGGTATTACACCAGCTGGTGAAGAAATTAAAATTTTTAATAATGGTAATTGGGTTTAA